One window of the Zea mays cultivar B73 chromosome 3, Zm-B73-REFERENCE-NAM-5.0, whole genome shotgun sequence genome contains the following:
- the LOC100384436 gene encoding LEAF RUST 10 DISEASE-RESISTANCE LOCUS RECEPTOR-LIKE PROTEIN KINASE-like 1.2 isoform 2 (isoform 2 is encoded by transcript variant 2), producing MKTERCDDCERSSGKCAYNTSGEFVACLCADGHVTDHGCTNGPKSKTAVIAGVAAGAGVAILAAAIFLFVRRKRKQKRVVNSSSKLLKYSGSGGTPRSRVGDMESGSIEDPPTHLFTYEELEEATSCFDENRELGDGGFGTVYKGYLKDGRVVAVKRLYNNSYRRVEQFQNEAAILSGLRHPNLVMFYGCTSSQSRELLLVYEFVANGTVADHLHGQRAAERALPWPLRLGVAVESAAALTYLHAIEPPVVHRDVKTTNILLDADYHVKVADFGLSRLFPLDVTHVSTAPQGTPGYVDPEYHQCYQLTDKSDVYSFGVVLVELISSKPAVDVTRHRNEINLAGMAISKIQKCQLEELVDIDLGYETDPATKKAMTAVAELAFRCLQQNGEMRPPIKEVLEVLRSIQGEYQTGKDGDKNKDGPLSPTTVHAPWESRATTPNTSRD from the exons ATGAAGACCGAGCGGTGTGATGACTGCGAGAGATCCAGTGGAAAGTGCGCCTACAACACATCCGGGGAGTTCGTGGCCTGCCTGTGCGCCGACGGCCACGTGACCGACCATGGCTGCACCAACG GGCCAAAAAGTAAAACAGCAGTTATTGCCG GTGTCGCGGCTGGCGCTGGTGTTGCAATACTTGCTGCTGCCATTTTTTTGTTCGTGAGGCGCAAGAGAAAGCAGAAGAGAGTGGTCAACTCGTCTTCGAAGCTCCTCAAGTACAGCGGCTCTGGCGGGACCCCGCGTTCACGGGTCGGTGACATGGAGTCCGGCAGCATCGAGGACCCGCCTACGCATCTCTTCACCTACGAGGAGCTTGAGGAGGCGACCAGTTGCTTCGACGAAAACAGAGAGCTCGGTGACGGTGGCTTCGGCACCGTCTACAAAG GGTACCTCAAGGACGGGCGCGTGGTGGCGGTGAAACGGCTGTACAACAACAGCTACCGGCGCGTGGAGCAGTTCCAGAACGAGGCGGCCATCCTGTCGGGGCTACGCCACCCCAACCTCGTCATGTTCTACGGCTGCACGTCCAGCCAGAGCCGCGAGCTGCTGCTGGTGTACGAGTTCGTGGCCAACGGCACGGTCGCCGACCACCTGCACGGGCAGCGGGCCGCCGAGCGCGCCCTCCCGTGGCCGCTCCGCCTCGGCGTCGCCGTGGAGTCCGCCGCGGCGCTCACCTACCTGCACGCCATCGAGCCGCCCGTGGTGCACCGCGACGTCAAGACCACCAACATCCTCCTGGACGCCGACTACCACGTCAAGGTCGCCGACTTCGGCCTCTCCCGCCTCTTCCCCCTCGACGTCACGCACGTCTCCACCGCTCCCCAGGGCACGCCagg GTATGTAGATCCAGAGTACCACCAGTGCTACCAGCTGACGGACAAGAGCGACGTGTACAGTTTCGGAGTGGTCCTGGTGGAGCTCATCTCGTCCAAGCCCGCCGTCGACGTCACCCGGCACCGCAACGAGATCAACCTGGCCGGCATGGCCATCAGCAAGATCCAGAAGTGCCAGCTGGAGGAGCTCGTCGACATCGACCTGGGCTACGAGACCGACCCGGCCACCAAGAAGGCGATGACGGCGGTCGCCGAGCTGGCCTTCCGTTGCCTGCAGCAGAACGGCGAGATGCGCCCGCCGATCAAGGAGGTGCTCGAGGTGCTCAGGAGCATTCAGGGCGAATACCAGACGGGGAAGGACGGAGACAAAAACAAGGACGGACCCCTCTCTCCCACCACGGTTCATGCTCCGTGGGAGAGCAGGGCCACGACGCCCAACACCAGCAGGGACTAG
- the LOC100384436 gene encoding LEAF RUST 10 DISEASE-RESISTANCEUS RECEPTOR-LIKE PROTEIN KINASE-like 1.2 isoform X1, which translates to MRSPSHHDRDLLLLLLVLAAAVGSRSDDTHACRSRPYLCGGVNISYPFHLASDATAVPGHDGESYCGYPGLAVSCDGGNKAVLNLGDHDYTVSRIDYANQTVSLADAGASSGCPVVDHNVTIPQDVRLSLLHSIDYLLFFAGCSFGPGAGPDPRPPKPPSIEPVTCGESGDLGKPAAAMTFVLPRAEVPPGDWASACRKVFQVPVLKGSVPPDAQHDPLWTSGGGYGEALRAGFQLGWDRGSGPCARCEQSGGKCGYGRAGEFLGCLCAGSRVDGGGDCSKMSAGSSDLPWFGPKSKTAVIAGVAAGAGVAILAAAIFLFVRRKRKQKRVVNSSSKLLKYSGSGGTPRSRVGDMESGSIEDPPTHLFTYEELEEATSCFDENRELGDGGFGTVYKGYLKDGRVVAVKRLYNNSYRRVEQFQNEAAILSGLRHPNLVMFYGCTSSQSRELLLVYEFVANGTVADHLHGQRAAERALPWPLRLGVAVESAAALTYLHAIEPPVVHRDVKTTNILLDADYHVKVADFGLSRLFPLDVTHVSTAPQGTPGYVDPEYHQCYQLTDKSDVYSFGVVLVELISSKPAVDVTRHRNEINLAGMAISKIQKCQLEELVDIDLGYETDPATKKAMTAVAELAFRCLQQNGEMRPPIKEVLEVLRSIQGEYQTGKDGDKNKDGPLSPTTVHAPWESRATTPNTSRD; encoded by the exons ATGCGTTCCCCGAGCCACCACGACCgagacctcctcctcctcctcctcgtacTCGCGGCGGCCGTCGGGTCCCGCAGCGACGATACGCACGCGTGCCGGTCGCGGCCGTACCTCTGCGGCGGCGTGAACATCAGCTACCCGTTCCACCTCGCCAGCGACGCCACGGCGGTCCCGGGCCACGATGGCGAGTCCTACTGCGGCTACCCGGGCCTCGCCGTCAGCTGCGACGGCGGCAACAAGGCCGTCCTGAACCTCGGCGACCACGACTACACAGTCTCGCGCATAGACTACGCCAACCAGACCGTCTCGCTCGCCGACGCGGGGGCCAGCAGCGGATGCCCCGTCGTGGACCACAACGTGACGATCCCGCAGGACGTCCGGCTGTCCCTCCTCCACAGCATCGACTACCTCCTCTTCTTCGCCGGCTGCTCCTTCGGCCCGGGCGCCGGCCCCGACCCCAGGCCGCCGAAGCCGCCGTCCATCGAGCCCGTCACCTGCGGCGAGTCTGGCGACCTGGGCAAGCCGGCCGCCGCCATGACGTTCGTGCTCCCGCGCGCCGAGGTGCCTCCGGGCGACTGGGCGAGCGCGTGCCGGAAGGTCTTCCAGGTGCCGGTGCTCAAGGGCTCCGTCCCGCCCGACGCCCAGCACGACCCGCTGTGGACGAGCGGCGGCGGGTACGGCGAGGCGCTCCGCGCGGGGTTCCAGCTCGGCTGGGACCGCGGCTCTGGCCCGTGCGCCCGATGCGAGCAGTCCGGCGGCAAGTGCGGGTACGGCCGCGCCGGCGAGTTCCTGGGATGCCTCTGCGCCGGCAGCCGcgtggacggcggcggcgacTGCAGTAAGATGTCAGCCGGCTCCTCCGATCTGCCTTGGTTCG GGCCAAAAAGTAAAACAGCAGTTATTGCCG GTGTCGCGGCTGGCGCTGGTGTTGCAATACTTGCTGCTGCCATTTTTTTGTTCGTGAGGCGCAAGAGAAAGCAGAAGAGAGTGGTCAACTCGTCTTCGAAGCTCCTCAAGTACAGCGGCTCTGGCGGGACCCCGCGTTCACGGGTCGGTGACATGGAGTCCGGCAGCATCGAGGACCCGCCTACGCATCTCTTCACCTACGAGGAGCTTGAGGAGGCGACCAGTTGCTTCGACGAAAACAGAGAGCTCGGTGACGGTGGCTTCGGCACCGTCTACAAAG GGTACCTCAAGGACGGGCGCGTGGTGGCGGTGAAACGGCTGTACAACAACAGCTACCGGCGCGTGGAGCAGTTCCAGAACGAGGCGGCCATCCTGTCGGGGCTACGCCACCCCAACCTCGTCATGTTCTACGGCTGCACGTCCAGCCAGAGCCGCGAGCTGCTGCTGGTGTACGAGTTCGTGGCCAACGGCACGGTCGCCGACCACCTGCACGGGCAGCGGGCCGCCGAGCGCGCCCTCCCGTGGCCGCTCCGCCTCGGCGTCGCCGTGGAGTCCGCCGCGGCGCTCACCTACCTGCACGCCATCGAGCCGCCCGTGGTGCACCGCGACGTCAAGACCACCAACATCCTCCTGGACGCCGACTACCACGTCAAGGTCGCCGACTTCGGCCTCTCCCGCCTCTTCCCCCTCGACGTCACGCACGTCTCCACCGCTCCCCAGGGCACGCCagg GTATGTAGATCCAGAGTACCACCAGTGCTACCAGCTGACGGACAAGAGCGACGTGTACAGTTTCGGAGTGGTCCTGGTGGAGCTCATCTCGTCCAAGCCCGCCGTCGACGTCACCCGGCACCGCAACGAGATCAACCTGGCCGGCATGGCCATCAGCAAGATCCAGAAGTGCCAGCTGGAGGAGCTCGTCGACATCGACCTGGGCTACGAGACCGACCCGGCCACCAAGAAGGCGATGACGGCGGTCGCCGAGCTGGCCTTCCGTTGCCTGCAGCAGAACGGCGAGATGCGCCCGCCGATCAAGGAGGTGCTCGAGGTGCTCAGGAGCATTCAGGGCGAATACCAGACGGGGAAGGACGGAGACAAAAACAAGGACGGACCCCTCTCTCCCACCACGGTTCATGCTCCGTGGGAGAGCAGGGCCACGACGCCCAACACCAGCAGGGACTAG
- the LOC103651323 gene encoding alpha/beta hydrolase domain-containing protein 17C, giving the protein MGGVTSTIAARFAFFPPTPPSYTVVVADAATGRLAIPEISRALSRRRRRDGAGAGGSSSASSVAAAENEEGAEVVRLRTRRGNEIVGVYVRHARASATLLYSHGNAADLGQMYGLFVELSRRLRVNLFGYDYSGYGRSTGKPTECNTYADIEAAYNCLKEKYSVADEDIILYGQSVGSGPTIDLASRLPDLRAVVLHSPILSGVRVLYPVKRTFWFDIYKNIDKIGLVNCPVLVIHGTSDDVVDCSHGKQLWEHCKVKYSPLWLNGGGHCNLELYPDYIKHLKQFVSSVSKKTSKPDQKEIMAKDGTTSKEREEAYSEKPQPAAKCSQSQISRKSIDSRVGKSKTVDVPDKSRMSSDDIDKFRRRRCLVW; this is encoded by the exons atgggcggcgtCACGTCCACCATCGCCGCGCGCTTCGCCTTCTTCCCGCCCACGCCGCCGTCCTACACCGTCGTGGTCGCCGACGCTGCGACAGGCCGCCTCGCCATCCCGGAGATCTCACGGGCCCTCTCGCGCCGCCGGAGGCGGGACGGCGCCGGCGCTGGGGGCTCCTCCTCGGCCTCCTCCGTCGCGGCCGCCGAGAACGAGGAGGGCGCGGAGGTGGTGCGCCTCCGGACCCGCCGCGGGAACGAGATCGTGGGGGTGTACGTGCGCCACGCGCGGGCCTCCGCCACGCTGCTCTACTCCCACGGCAACGCCGCCGACCTCGGCCAGATGTACGGCCTCTTCGTCGAGCTCAGCCGCCGCCTCCGCGTCAACCTCTTCGG GTATGATTATTCTGGTTATGGGAGATCTACAGGGAAG CCCACTGAGTGTAATACATATGCAGACATTGAAGCAGCATATAACTGCCTCAAGGAAAAATATAGTGTCGCAGATGAGGATATAATCTTATACGGCCAGTCTGTTGGAAGTGGTCCAACCATTGATCTTGCTTCACGATTGCCAGACTTGCGAGCTGTGGTTTTGCATAGTCCTATTTTATCTGGAGTAAGAGTACTATATCCAGTCAAACGGACGTTTTGGTTCGACATTTACAAG AACATCGATAAAATTGGTTTGGTAAATTGTCCGGTGCTTGTCATCCAT GGTACATCAGATGATGTCGTTGACTGCTCCCACGGTAAACAGCTATGGGAACATTGCAAAGTAAAATATTCTCCACTGTGGTTAAATGGTGGTGGGCACTGCAACCTCGAGCTATATCCAGATTACATTAAGCACTTGAAGCAGTTTGTGTCAAGCGTTAGCAAAAAAACATCAAAGCCGGACCAGAAAGAGataatggcaaaggatggcactaCCAGTAAAGAAAGAGAGGAAGCATACTCGGAGAAACCTCAGCCGGCAGCTAAGTGCTCACAGTCACAGATCTCACGTAAGAGCATAGATAGCCGAGTTGGGAAATCCAAAACAGTGGATGTTCCTGATAAATCACGGATGAGCTCAGATGACATCGACAAGTTCCGGAGGAGAAGGTGCTTGGTTTGGTGA